A DNA window from Enterobacter asburiae contains the following coding sequences:
- a CDS encoding YsaB family lipoprotein — protein sequence MMMKRVASLFLLVILAGCSAPQEAPVQKAQQGKMSPERSLDMEALCKDRAARRYNSDVQKIDVTGFERFQGSYELRGHTSRKEGFVCSFDADGQFLHLSMR from the coding sequence ATGATGATGAAGCGTGTGGCGTCACTCTTTCTGCTGGTGATCCTGGCGGGATGCAGCGCGCCGCAAGAAGCACCTGTGCAAAAAGCGCAGCAGGGTAAAATGAGCCCGGAACGTTCACTGGATATGGAAGCGCTCTGTAAAGATCGGGCCGCTCGCCGCTATAACTCGGACGTGCAGAAAATTGATGTCACCGGGTTTGAGCGTTTTCAGGGAAGCTATGAGCTGCGGGGGCATACGTCCCGCAAAGAGGGCTTTGTCTGCTCGTTTGATGCGGACGGTCAGTTTTTACACCTCTCCATGCGCTAG
- a CDS encoding acyltransferase has translation MQSKINWIDNLRGIACLMVVMIHTTTWYVTNAHSISPVNWDIANILNSASRVSVPLFFMISGFLFFGERSAQPRHFIRIAACLGFYSAVALLYITLFTSINAGLSLKYVLQKPVFYHLWFFFAIIVIYLVSPLIQVKNVSGKMLLALMVVIGIVANPNTLSQKIDGFEWLPVNLYINGDTFYYVLYGMLGRAIGMMDTQKRGLNWLCGALFIAGVAVISRGTLHELQWRGNFADTWYLYCGPMVFICAVSLLTLAKNTLNTRALPVLSIISRHSLGIYGFHALVIHALRTRGVELKSWPVLDMVWIFAATLAISLLLSMLLQKIDARRFVS, from the coding sequence ATGCAGTCAAAAATTAACTGGATTGATAACCTGCGAGGAATAGCGTGTCTGATGGTGGTCATGATCCACACGACGACCTGGTACGTCACGAATGCCCACAGCATCAGCCCCGTTAACTGGGATATCGCCAATATTCTCAACTCTGCGTCACGCGTCAGCGTGCCGCTATTCTTTATGATTTCCGGCTTTCTCTTTTTTGGCGAACGTAGCGCGCAGCCGCGGCACTTCATCCGCATCGCGGCCTGCCTGGGGTTCTACAGCGCCGTTGCCCTGCTCTATATCACGCTGTTCACCTCCATTAACGCCGGGCTATCGCTGAAATACGTGCTGCAAAAACCGGTGTTCTATCACCTGTGGTTCTTCTTCGCCATTATCGTTATCTATCTGGTCTCCCCGCTCATCCAGGTAAAAAACGTCAGCGGTAAAATGCTTCTGGCCCTGATGGTGGTTATCGGCATTGTCGCCAACCCGAATACGCTCTCACAGAAAATCGACGGATTTGAGTGGCTGCCGGTCAATCTCTATATCAACGGCGATACTTTTTACTACGTGCTTTACGGCATGCTGGGGCGCGCCATCGGGATGATGGACACGCAAAAACGCGGGCTGAACTGGCTCTGCGGGGCGCTGTTTATCGCTGGCGTGGCAGTGATTTCACGCGGGACGCTGCACGAATTGCAGTGGCGCGGCAATTTTGCCGATACCTGGTATCTCTATTGCGGGCCGATGGTCTTTATCTGTGCCGTTTCGCTGCTCACGCTTGCCAAAAATACCCTGAACACGCGCGCCCTTCCCGTGCTGAGTATTATCTCGCGGCACTCTCTCGGGATTTACGGTTTTCACGCGCTGGTGATCCACGCGCTGCGCACGAGAGGCGTTGAGCTAAAAAGCTGGCCGGTGCTGGATATGGTCTGGATTTTTGCCGCCACGCTGGCGATCAGCCTGCTGCTGTCGATGCTGCTGCAAAAAATAGACGCTCGCCGCTTCGTCAGCTAA
- the xylA gene encoding xylose isomerase, whose translation MQAYFDQLDRVRYEGPKTTNPLAFRHYNPDELVLGKRMEDHLRFAACYWHTFCWNGADMFGVGSFDRPWQQPGEAIELAKRKADVAFEFFHKLNVPYYCFHDVDVSPEGASLKEYLNNFAQMVDVLAAKQQQSGVKLLWGTANCFTNPRYGAGAATNPDPEVFSWAATQVVTAMNATHQLGGENYVLWGGREGYETLLNTDLRQEREQIGRFMQMVVDHKHKIGFRGTLLIEPKPQEPTKHQYDYDVATVYGFLKQFGLEKEIKVNIEANHATLAGHSFHHEIASAIALGIFGSVDANRGDAQLGWDTDQFPNSVEENALVMYEIVKAGGFTTGGLNFDAKVRRQSTDKYDLFYGHIGAMDTMALALKVAARMIEDGELDKRVAKRYSGWNSELGQQILKGQLSLAEIAKYAEQQQLAPQHQSGHQELLENLVNHYLFDK comes from the coding sequence ATGCAAGCTTATTTCGACCAACTCGATCGTGTTCGTTACGAAGGCCCAAAAACGACCAATCCTTTAGCATTTCGTCACTACAACCCGGATGAGCTGGTGCTGGGTAAGCGCATGGAAGATCATCTGCGCTTTGCCGCCTGTTACTGGCATACCTTCTGCTGGAACGGCGCCGATATGTTCGGCGTGGGTTCCTTTGACCGCCCGTGGCAGCAGCCGGGTGAGGCCATTGAGCTGGCAAAGCGCAAAGCCGATGTCGCATTTGAGTTCTTCCACAAGCTGAACGTACCGTACTACTGCTTCCATGACGTGGACGTGTCGCCGGAAGGCGCGTCGCTGAAAGAGTATCTGAACAATTTTGCGCAGATGGTGGATGTACTGGCGGCGAAACAGCAGCAAAGCGGCGTGAAGCTGCTCTGGGGCACGGCAAACTGCTTCACCAACCCACGCTACGGCGCGGGCGCGGCAACCAATCCGGATCCGGAAGTGTTTAGCTGGGCAGCCACGCAGGTGGTGACGGCAATGAACGCTACGCATCAGCTGGGTGGCGAGAACTATGTCCTGTGGGGTGGCCGTGAAGGTTATGAAACGCTGCTGAACACCGACCTGCGTCAGGAGCGCGAGCAGATTGGCCGCTTTATGCAGATGGTTGTCGACCATAAGCACAAAATCGGCTTCCGCGGCACGCTGCTGATTGAGCCGAAACCGCAGGAACCGACCAAGCATCAGTATGACTACGACGTGGCGACGGTTTATGGCTTCCTGAAGCAGTTCGGTCTGGAAAAAGAGATCAAAGTGAACATTGAAGCCAACCACGCCACGCTGGCGGGCCACTCTTTCCATCACGAGATCGCGTCTGCCATTGCGCTGGGCATTTTCGGCTCTGTCGATGCGAACCGTGGCGATGCACAGCTGGGCTGGGACACCGATCAGTTCCCGAACAGCGTGGAAGAGAATGCGCTGGTGATGTACGAAATCGTCAAAGCGGGCGGTTTCACCACCGGCGGCCTGAACTTTGACGCCAAGGTGCGTCGTCAGAGCACCGACAAATACGATCTGTTCTACGGCCACATTGGCGCGATGGACACCATGGCGCTGGCGCTGAAAGTGGCGGCTCGTATGATTGAAGACGGCGAGCTGGATAAACGCGTAGCGAAGCGTTACAGCGGCTGGAACAGTGAGCTGGGTCAGCAAATCTTGAAAGGTCAGTTATCGCTGGCGGAAATTGCGAAGTACGCTGAACAACAGCAGCTGGCGCCGCAGCACCAGAGCGGGCACCAGGAACTGCTGGAAAATCTCGTAAACCACTATCTGTTTGATAAGTGA
- the xylF gene encoding D-xylose ABC transporter substrate-binding protein — MKIKNLTLTLCTTLILASFAGHAKEVKIGMAIDDLRLERWQKDRDIFVKKAESLGASVFVQSANGNEETQMSQIENMINRGVDVLVIIPYNGQVLSNVVKEAKQEGIKVLAYDRMINNADIDYYISFDNEKVGELQAQSLIDKVPQGNYFLMGGSPVDNNAKLFREGQMKVLKPYIDNGKIKVVGDQWADGWLPENALKIMENALTANNNKIDAVVASNDATAGGAIQALSAQGLAGKVAISGQDADLAGVKRIIAGTQTMTVYKPITQLANTAAEIAVELGNGKQPKADATLNNGLKDVPARLLTPIEVNKENIDATVVKDGFHKKSEL; from the coding sequence ATGAAGATAAAGAACCTGACTCTAACGCTCTGCACTACGCTTATCCTTGCAAGCTTTGCAGGACATGCCAAAGAGGTCAAAATTGGCATGGCGATTGACGACCTGCGCCTGGAGCGCTGGCAAAAAGATCGCGATATTTTTGTGAAGAAAGCAGAATCTCTCGGCGCAAGCGTGTTTGTTCAGTCGGCTAACGGCAACGAAGAAACACAAATGTCGCAGATCGAGAATATGATCAACCGTGGCGTCGATGTTCTGGTCATTATCCCCTATAACGGCCAGGTATTAAGTAACGTGGTGAAAGAAGCCAAACAGGAAGGCATAAAAGTCCTGGCCTATGACCGCATGATTAATAATGCGGATATTGATTATTATATTTCGTTCGACAATGAAAAAGTCGGGGAATTACAGGCGCAAAGCCTGATCGACAAAGTGCCTCAGGGCAATTATTTCCTGATGGGCGGCTCTCCGGTAGATAACAACGCCAAACTGTTCCGCGAAGGGCAAATGAAAGTCCTTAAACCGTACATCGACAACGGGAAAATTAAAGTGGTTGGCGATCAGTGGGCCGACGGCTGGCTGCCAGAAAACGCGCTGAAAATTATGGAAAACGCGCTGACGGCCAACAACAACAAAATTGATGCGGTTGTGGCCTCCAACGATGCCACTGCAGGCGGTGCTATCCAGGCCCTGAGCGCACAGGGGCTGGCCGGAAAAGTCGCCATTTCAGGACAGGATGCCGATCTCGCTGGCGTAAAACGCATTATCGCAGGCACCCAAACCATGACGGTCTACAAACCGATTACCCAGCTGGCCAATACGGCGGCGGAAATCGCCGTGGAGCTGGGTAATGGCAAACAACCTAAAGCAGACGCAACGCTGAATAACGGCCTGAAAGACGTTCCGGCTCGCCTGCTCACGCCGATTGAAGTCAATAAAGAGAACATTGACGCCACCGTGGTTAAAGACGGTTTCCACAAGAAGAGCGAACTGTAA
- the xylB gene encoding xylulokinase: MYIGIDLGTSGVKAILLSEQGDVLATQTETLQVSRPHPLWSEQDPEQWWQATDRAIKALGEQHSLRDVKALGIAGQMHGATLLDSQHRVLRPAILWNDGRCAEECALLEECVPNSREITGNLMMPGFTAPKLLWVQRHEPQIFRQVAKVLLPKDYLRFRITGDFASDMSDAAGTMWLDVAKRDWSEAMLDACYLTREHMPALYEGCEVTGALLPAVAERWNMPAVPVVAGGGDNAAGAVGVGMVEAGQAMLSLGTSGVYFAVSDGYRSNPESAVHSFCHALPGKWHLMSVMLSAASCLAWAAKLTGMADVPALISAAQQADDAAGTVWFLPYLSGERTPHNNPEAKGVFFGLTHQHGPAELARAVLEGVGYALADGMDVVHDCGLKPTSVTLIGGGARSPYWRQMLSDISGLQLDFRTGGDVGPALGAARLAQIAIHPEQPLSQLLPQLTLEQAHLPDAARHARYAERRDVFRKIYQQLLPLMS, encoded by the coding sequence ATGTATATCGGGATCGATCTTGGCACATCGGGTGTGAAAGCCATCCTGTTGAGCGAGCAGGGCGACGTGTTAGCCACGCAGACGGAAACGCTGCAGGTTTCACGTCCGCATCCGCTGTGGTCAGAACAGGATCCGGAGCAGTGGTGGCAGGCGACGGATCGCGCAATTAAAGCCTTAGGTGAGCAGCACAGCCTTCGTGACGTGAAAGCGCTGGGAATTGCCGGACAAATGCACGGCGCTACGCTGCTCGACAGCCAGCATCGCGTGCTGCGTCCAGCGATCCTCTGGAACGATGGCCGCTGTGCGGAAGAGTGCGCGCTTCTTGAGGAATGCGTGCCCAATTCCCGGGAGATTACCGGCAACCTGATGATGCCCGGCTTTACTGCGCCCAAATTGCTGTGGGTGCAGCGCCACGAACCGCAGATTTTCCGTCAGGTGGCGAAAGTCCTGCTGCCGAAAGACTATCTGCGTTTTCGCATAACGGGCGATTTCGCCAGCGACATGTCCGATGCCGCCGGCACCATGTGGCTCGACGTGGCGAAGCGCGACTGGAGCGAGGCGATGCTGGATGCATGCTATCTGACCCGGGAACATATGCCAGCGCTGTACGAAGGCTGTGAGGTGACAGGCGCGCTGCTGCCAGCCGTTGCTGAACGCTGGAATATGCCTGCCGTACCGGTGGTGGCCGGGGGCGGCGATAACGCGGCGGGCGCTGTCGGTGTCGGCATGGTTGAGGCGGGGCAGGCGATGCTGTCGCTGGGAACGTCCGGCGTCTATTTTGCCGTCAGCGACGGGTATCGCAGTAATCCTGAAAGCGCTGTGCACAGTTTCTGTCATGCCCTTCCCGGGAAATGGCATTTGATGTCGGTGATGCTCAGCGCGGCATCCTGCCTGGCCTGGGCGGCAAAACTCACCGGCATGGCCGACGTTCCGGCGCTCATTTCCGCAGCCCAGCAGGCGGATGACGCTGCGGGTACCGTCTGGTTTTTACCGTATCTTTCCGGCGAGCGTACCCCGCACAACAACCCGGAAGCGAAAGGGGTGTTCTTTGGCTTAACCCATCAACATGGCCCGGCAGAGCTGGCGCGTGCGGTTCTGGAAGGCGTGGGCTATGCGCTGGCCGACGGGATGGACGTGGTGCACGACTGCGGCCTGAAACCGACGAGCGTCACCCTGATTGGCGGCGGTGCGCGAAGCCCTTACTGGCGACAGATGCTGTCTGATATCAGCGGGTTGCAGCTGGATTTCCGCACCGGAGGGGATGTCGGGCCCGCGCTCGGTGCCGCGCGACTGGCGCAGATAGCCATTCATCCGGAACAACCGCTTTCGCAACTGTTGCCGCAGCTTACGCTTGAACAGGCGCATTTGCCTGACGCGGCGCGCCATGCGCGGTACGCGGAGAGGCGCGACGTGTTCCGCAAAATCTACCAACAGCTGTTGCCGCTGATGTCGTAA
- a CDS encoding xylose ABC transporter ATP-binding protein, with protein sequence MPYLLEMKSITKRFGTVKAVDNVSLRLNPGEVVSLCGENGSGKSTLMKVLCGIYPHGSYEGEIVFAGEVIQATHIRDTERKGIAIIHQELALVKHLTVLENIFLGAEISHRGVLDYDTMTLRCEKLLAQVSLNISPDTRVGDLGLGQQQLVEIAKALNKQVRLLILDEPTASLTEQETAVLLNIIRDLQNHGIACIYISHKLNEVKAISDTICVIRDGQHIGTREATGMSEDDIITMMVGRELTALYPNEPHAKGDEVLRVENLTAWHPVNRHIKRVNNVSFSLHSGEILGIAGLVGAGRTEAVQCLFGVWPGRWEGTVYIDGQPVKIDNCQQAIAHGIAMVPEDRKKDGIVPVMAVGKNITLAALDRFSGALSSLDDAAEQQCILQSLARLKVKTSSPELAIGRLSGGNQQKAILARCLLLNPRILILDEPTRGIDIGAKYEIYKLINQLVQQGIAVIVISSELPEVLGLSDRVLVMHEGKLKANLINQNLTQEQVMEAALRSERHVEKQSV encoded by the coding sequence ATGCCCTATTTACTTGAAATGAAAAGCATCACCAAGCGCTTCGGCACGGTGAAAGCCGTCGATAACGTTAGCCTCCGGTTGAACCCCGGCGAAGTGGTTTCACTGTGCGGCGAGAACGGCTCGGGCAAGTCGACGCTGATGAAAGTGCTGTGCGGGATCTACCCACACGGCAGCTACGAAGGCGAAATCGTCTTTGCCGGTGAAGTGATTCAGGCGACACACATCCGCGATACCGAACGCAAAGGCATCGCCATCATCCACCAGGAGCTGGCGCTGGTGAAGCATCTCACCGTGCTAGAGAACATCTTCCTCGGGGCCGAAATTTCCCACCGCGGCGTGCTGGATTACGACACCATGACGCTCCGCTGCGAAAAGCTGCTGGCGCAGGTGAGCCTCAACATTTCACCGGATACCCGCGTGGGGGATCTGGGCCTGGGTCAACAGCAGCTGGTCGAAATAGCGAAGGCGCTAAATAAACAGGTCAGGCTGCTGATCCTTGATGAGCCAACGGCCTCGCTCACCGAACAGGAAACCGCGGTTCTGCTCAACATCATCCGCGATCTGCAAAACCACGGCATCGCCTGTATCTACATTTCGCACAAGCTGAACGAGGTCAAAGCCATTTCGGACACCATCTGCGTGATCCGCGACGGGCAGCACATCGGCACACGTGAAGCCACCGGGATGAGCGAAGATGACATCATCACCATGATGGTGGGCCGCGAGCTGACGGCGCTCTACCCGAATGAGCCTCACGCTAAGGGCGATGAAGTGCTGCGCGTGGAAAACTTGACCGCGTGGCACCCCGTTAACCGCCACATCAAGCGCGTCAATAACGTCTCGTTTTCTCTTCACAGCGGTGAAATTCTTGGGATTGCCGGCCTCGTCGGTGCCGGGCGCACCGAAGCCGTACAGTGCCTGTTTGGCGTGTGGCCGGGGCGCTGGGAGGGCACGGTTTATATCGACGGCCAGCCGGTGAAAATCGACAACTGCCAGCAGGCGATTGCCCACGGCATTGCCATGGTGCCGGAAGATCGTAAGAAAGACGGCATCGTACCGGTGATGGCGGTGGGTAAAAACATTACGCTTGCGGCACTCGATCGGTTCTCCGGCGCGCTGAGCAGCCTGGACGACGCCGCCGAGCAGCAGTGCATCCTCCAGTCGCTTGCCCGGCTGAAGGTCAAAACCTCCTCGCCGGAACTGGCTATTGGCCGTCTGAGCGGGGGAAACCAGCAGAAGGCGATTCTGGCGCGCTGCCTGCTTCTCAATCCACGCATATTAATTCTTGATGAGCCAACGCGCGGGATTGATATCGGTGCCAAATATGAAATCTACAAACTGATTAATCAGCTTGTACAGCAAGGGATTGCCGTCATTGTCATTTCGTCTGAATTACCCGAAGTGCTCGGACTGAGCGACCGCGTGCTGGTCATGCATGAGGGAAAACTGAAAGCCAACCTGATTAACCAGAACCTGACGCAGGAGCAGGTGATGGAAGCCGCTTTAAGGAGCGAACGTCATGTCGAAAAGCAATCCGTCTGA
- a CDS encoding GlxA family transcriptional regulator, producing the protein MRIDVWFVMLPGVLSLDMTGPAETFVLAGDAFRLHYIGPQPDVQTSIGLTMSGIQPLPERLPEGSLLVLPGVSDSRSQFSTPQAQQIQYWLMRLQPQIQRQEITVMCVCSGALLAAKSGLLNNRQCTTHHDVISRLRTAAPTATIKENRIFVQDENIWTSAGITSGIDLALHMINRLCGPEKALTVAREMVVWFRRSGDDPQLSPWLRYRNHLHPAIHRAQDALTAEPQKTWSLPDIAALAHVSPRHLTRLFQSHLGISVRDYLEQLRLAVAEQWLLQGRGVEQASLAAGFSSPRQYHRARQRSIS; encoded by the coding sequence ATGCGCATCGACGTCTGGTTCGTGATGTTGCCCGGGGTGCTGTCATTAGACATGACCGGCCCGGCAGAAACCTTTGTGCTGGCAGGCGACGCGTTTCGCCTGCATTACATTGGCCCGCAGCCTGACGTTCAGACGTCGATTGGCCTGACGATGAGCGGCATTCAGCCGCTGCCGGAGCGTCTGCCGGAAGGCAGCCTGCTGGTGCTGCCGGGTGTGAGCGACTCCCGCAGTCAGTTCTCAACGCCACAGGCGCAGCAGATCCAGTACTGGCTGATGCGTCTGCAGCCGCAGATCCAGCGCCAGGAAATCACCGTGATGTGCGTCTGCTCAGGGGCCTTACTGGCGGCGAAATCGGGCCTGCTGAACAACCGACAGTGCACGACCCATCATGACGTTATTAGCCGTTTACGCACCGCGGCCCCCACGGCGACGATTAAAGAAAACCGCATCTTTGTGCAGGATGAGAATATCTGGACCAGCGCGGGGATCACGTCAGGCATCGATCTGGCGCTGCACATGATTAACCGCCTGTGCGGCCCCGAAAAGGCGCTGACCGTGGCGCGTGAGATGGTGGTCTGGTTCCGCCGTTCCGGTGACGATCCCCAGCTCTCTCCGTGGCTACGCTATCGCAATCATCTTCACCCGGCGATTCATCGGGCGCAGGATGCGCTCACTGCCGAGCCGCAAAAAACGTGGAGCTTGCCTGACATTGCCGCACTGGCGCACGTCAGCCCGCGTCATCTCACCCGGCTTTTCCAGTCACATTTAGGGATTAGCGTTCGCGATTATCTGGAACAGCTGCGTCTGGCGGTGGCGGAGCAGTGGCTATTGCAGGGGCGCGGCGTGGAGCAGGCTTCACTGGCGGCAGGGTTTTCCTCCCCGCGCCAGTACCATCGCGCCCGGCAGCGAAGCATTAGCTGA
- a CDS encoding isochorismatase family protein has translation MSRIALINIDTQQSFHHRNYWQEDEIPAFQQAMLGLIEGCQAHNIPVVDIFHVDEDGPFTLESGYVKPMAFLRHQPDVVFQKHVHNAFTDTGLDRWLRERDINQLIICGIRTEQCCETTARVASDLGYAVTFVSEATLTFPMTYKGITLSAAEIRHRTETVLSGRFAEIKTVAETLESL, from the coding sequence ATGTCACGCATTGCATTAATCAACATCGATACTCAGCAGTCCTTCCATCACCGCAATTACTGGCAGGAGGACGAAATTCCTGCCTTTCAGCAGGCGATGCTGGGGCTGATCGAAGGCTGCCAGGCGCACAATATTCCGGTCGTTGATATTTTTCACGTGGATGAAGACGGTCCTTTTACCCTCGAAAGCGGCTATGTCAAACCGATGGCCTTTTTACGTCATCAGCCGGATGTGGTTTTCCAGAAACACGTCCATAATGCGTTTACGGATACCGGGCTTGACCGCTGGCTGCGCGAGCGTGATATCAACCAGCTGATTATCTGCGGCATTCGCACTGAACAATGCTGTGAAACCACCGCCCGGGTGGCATCCGATCTAGGTTATGCTGTGACCTTTGTTAGTGAGGCAACGCTGACGTTTCCCATGACGTACAAGGGGATAACCCTTAGCGCAGCGGAAATTCGCCATCGTACCGAGACGGTACTTTCCGGGCGTTTTGCCGAGATTAAAACGGTAGCGGAGACGCTGGAGTCACTGTAA
- the glyQ gene encoding glycine--tRNA ligase subunit alpha: protein MQKFDTKTFQGLILTLQDYWARQGCTIVQPLDMEVGAGTSHPMTSLRALGPEPMATAYVQPSRRPTDGRYGENPNRLQHYYQFQVVIKPSPDNIQELYLGSLKELGMDPTIHDIRFVEDNWENPTLGAWGLGWEVWLNGMEVTQFTYFQQVGGLECKPITGEITYGLERLAMYIQGVDSVYDLVWSDGPLGKTTYGDVFHQNEVEQSTYNFEYADVDFLFTCFEQYEKEAQQLLALETPLPLPAYERILKAAHSFNLLDARKAISVTERQRYILRIRTLTKAVAEAYYASREALGFPMCNRNK from the coding sequence ATGCAAAAGTTTGATACCAAGACCTTCCAGGGCCTGATCCTGACCTTACAGGATTACTGGGCTCGTCAGGGCTGTACCATTGTTCAACCTTTGGACATGGAAGTCGGCGCCGGCACTTCACACCCGATGACCAGCCTGCGCGCGTTGGGGCCTGAGCCAATGGCGACCGCGTATGTGCAGCCTTCTCGTCGTCCGACCGATGGTCGTTACGGTGAAAACCCGAACCGTCTGCAGCATTACTATCAGTTCCAGGTGGTGATTAAGCCATCACCCGACAACATTCAGGAACTGTATCTCGGGTCGCTGAAAGAGCTGGGTATGGATCCAACCATTCACGACATCCGTTTCGTGGAAGATAACTGGGAAAACCCAACGCTGGGTGCCTGGGGTCTGGGTTGGGAAGTGTGGCTGAACGGCATGGAAGTGACCCAGTTCACCTATTTCCAGCAGGTTGGCGGTCTGGAATGTAAGCCGATCACCGGTGAAATCACCTACGGTCTGGAACGTCTGGCCATGTACATTCAGGGCGTAGACAGCGTTTACGACCTGGTCTGGAGCGACGGCCCGCTGGGTAAAACCACCTACGGCGACGTGTTCCATCAGAACGAAGTGGAGCAATCCACCTATAACTTCGAATACGCGGACGTGGACTTCCTGTTCACCTGCTTCGAGCAGTACGAGAAAGAGGCACAGCAGCTGCTGGCGCTGGAGACTCCGCTGCCGCTGCCTGCTTACGAGCGTATTCTGAAGGCCGCCCACAGCTTCAACCTGCTGGACGCCCGCAAAGCCATCTCCGTGACTGAACGTCAGCGCTACATTCTGCGTATTCGCACCCTGACCAAAGCCGTTGCAGAAGCTTACTACGCGTCCCGTGAAGCCCTTGGCTTCCCGATGTGCAACCGAAACAAATAA